Genomic segment of Hydractinia symbiolongicarpus strain clone_291-10 chromosome 5, HSymV2.1, whole genome shotgun sequence:
GGCATCTCCACAACCTGCTCCTCCAGGAGCATTTACACCAGATGCATTGGATATATTCGAGCGTCAAGAGATGGCAAAAATCCGTCCTATTAAGAGCAAGATTGAACCTCGACTCCCACACCCGAAGCCATGAATGTGTTTGAAAGCCAAGAGATGGCGAGGACACGTCCAGTAGTCAAGAGTAATCTGCGGGAGTAGTCTGACTGGCTTGTGAACTATGTACCAGAGGGTATTAGAAAGCCGGTGCAAAGTATATATGCATCGGTTAAAAATCGCATCCTTGCTCTTTATGATGGAGCAAGAAAGACCCTGATGGGTGAAGTTAAAGAAGAGGCAAGGAAGGATCATGCCGAAGACGAGCAGCAACGGAACCAAGATTTCACCCCtcaggaacataagcatgctcacCATAGAACCTTCCGAAGTTTCTGCATCCCTGGCATAGACGGTACGGATGTCGATGGGTACTTGGGGATGGTGCAATCACACGTGGAAACCATGGTCGAGAAGCAGGTTAAAGACATGGGGTCTGCTAAGGTGCAGTGCTCCCTCTGGATTTTATGGAAGAAGCCAGTGGAGGGTACTAACGAGTTTATCGAAGTTGATAAGGTATTCCATAGCAACATGACACCGGTCTTTCAGGATACTGTGGTGAACGAGGTGATAGATATGATGTTTTTACAAGTCAAAACGCATGTGGAGAACCCAGCGCTGCCGAAAAGTGGCTTCACGATCGGTCAAATCATGCATCTCGACGTGGACTTCCATAAGCTACGACTAACAAAGGGTTCCTCATATATCAAAGCATCTAAGTGGATAGCCAGCAAAAAGGCTATTAATAACCCCGCGAACAAGGACGAGAAGTGCTTCAAATAGAGCATAATCGCCGCTCTACATCATGGGGATATCGGTGATCATCCAGAACGCGTGACCAAGCTAAGACCCTACATGCAGCAGTATAACTGGCAGGGCATCGAGTTTCCAACAAGCATCAAGCATATATCCAAATTTAAGAAGAACAATCCTGACATCGCAGTGAACGTCTTGTACGTGACTAGAAAGACTTTCAATATCCTGCGTCGATCTACACACAACGGAAGCGAGAAACAGGTTAATCTGCTACTCCTCACGAATGATAAAAAGAGTCATTATATAGCCATCAAAAATATCTCACGGCTCCTGGGTAGTGAGACATCAAAGAATCATGCAAAGATGCACTTCTGTATGAACTGTCTGCAAGCCTTTTCAACGGTTGAATCGAGAGACTAGCACTATACCTACTTCAGGGACAACGAAGCGGTCAAGAGCACGATGCCAACCAAAAAGGAAAAGTGGCCATACTACAAGGATGGCCAGCAGCAATTCAAAGTACCCTTCGCCATCTTTGCGGATTTCGAGTGCCTCTTGATCCAAAGGAAAGAGAATGCGAGGGGGACCAAGACTAAAAAGCTGAACAAGCACGTACCATGTGGCTGGTGCACATATAGTACCTTTGCCTACGGACCCGTGCCAGACCCACTAACAGTCTACAGGGGTGAGGACTGCGTGAAGAAGTTCGTCGACCACTTAGAGGATGAGGTAAAGCGACTATACAGCACCTACCCTCAACAGGACATGTTACCACTAACGGAGGTACTAAAGAGGGAGTATGACTCTGCCAAAACTTGTCACATCTGTGCATGAAAACCTTTGACAACGACGAGTATAGCCGCAAAGTCAGGGACCACTGTCACTACACGGGGCTGTATAGAGGTGCAGCGCACGCGATTTGCAACCTCAGATACAAGATACCTAGCCACGTGCCCGTGATCTTCCACAATCTCTCGGGTTATGATGCCCACTTGTTCATCCGAGAACTGGGGGAGAAATATGACACCCAGGATATTGGTTGCATCGCTGAAAACACGGAAAAGTACATCTCTTTCAACGTTAAAATCAGGGTGCCCATTGCAGGCATGGGGCACGATGATCGTGATACGTACAAGAGCTTAGAGATCAGGTTCATCGACAGCTTTCGCTTCATGGCATCCGGGCTggacaaattggcaagcaacgTCATCGGTACACACACGGCAGGTATGAAATGTCAGCAGTGCGCGGATACATGTCTGGAATTTCAGAGCATCAACGCCAAGTATGTGGCAAGcttttggtgtaaaaattgcGATTTGAATACCACGAAGCAGCTAGACAAGGAGTAGCTAAAGGTAAATGTACCATCCATGACCAAATTCATCGACAATGATGATGTCTTCAGGCTGATGCTTCGAAAGAGTGTCTACCAGTTTCTCGACCCTGTGAACCACCTTGCGCTCCGTCAGGAAAGGCAGCTCGATGTGCTTGTCGTGTAGGCCACCATCAACAAAGTCAGGTAGTAATTATTATGATTATACTTCGAGAAATAGATTTGATAATCTTCCTCATGAggttttaaactttgaaaacaaCCACAACGTAACACAAGCACGGTCAACCAGAACAGAAAAAATCGATAATTGGCATAAAGTCCCCAGAGGACCACCATCTACAAAGTCAGGTAGTAATTATTATGATTATACTTCGAGAAATAGATTTGATAATCTTCCTCATGAggttttaaactttgaaaaccCTAACAATACAAACGTTAATACAGACTCTGACAATCAATCAAGTGGAAGGTTTTTGTCACAAACTAATGGGTCAACAAATGCACGTAATACAACGTTTCCTCCCAGAAGGCCAAATCCAGTTGTAAGTCACTATCCGGAAAGggaaaaatacttttataataCTAACAATGATCAACAAGGTATGAGAGAGCCAGCcacgaagaagaaaaaaatcagaatCATCTGCGATAGTATTCCTAAGGGAATTAAGACAAGAGAATTTAATAGACACTTGAAAAATGGTGATGCAAGAATAAAAAGTTTTCCAGGTACAAATGTGAAGAATCTTGGCCATTATGCCCTACCCACCCTAATCGACGAGCGCCCCGATATCGTTATGTTGCACGTAGGAATTAACGATCTTTTTAATATGGACGAAAACGACAATACTGAAGAACAAATTGCTAATAACATCGTAAACATAGCAGATAAATGTAAAGAGCATGGCgtggaaaaagtttttatatcaAGTATCATCGGGTGCAAGCGAGTATGTTTtgagaaaattaataaagtgaATAGAGTCGTAGAAGATAAAGCTATTGCACACGACCATAttaaacaatgaaatgattaaaGAGCTCAACTTGTGGAAAGATGGTCTACACTTAAATGATAATGGGAAAGTATGTTTAGccaataattttttgaattatttaaataattttttatatgtaaacaCGGTTTCTTGGGGTGTTCCGTAACTTTAAGTGATGTCTCAAATAAGGAGCAAGATGGTTTTTCTAATGAATGTGATTTAGAAAATGCTAAACATTTGCGGCTTAAGCATCCAAATAATCCTTTGCTTTGCTATTTAAACTTAAATAGCTTAAGGAACAAGATAGTAGATGTTCGCGAAGTTGTAACAAAAATATCACCAGATTACTTTGTTTTGGCAGAAACTAAATTAAACCTTGAATTTCCGTCTGCTCaatttgatattgaaaattatgaaatacGAAACAGAAGGGACAGGGATAAAAATGGAGGGGGACTTATTGAATACGTCAAAAAAGGGCTGATTTGTAAGCAATTATCGAACCTTGAgccaaagaaaaatgaagttaTTTGTTCTGAGATTACagtgagaaataaaaaatgggccATTTTTAGTGTATATAGACCACCAGAATCTTCTAACTTAGGTAACTTTTTTATTGAGATAGAACGCTCACTTGATTTGGCTTTCAAAACTTATGATAATGTTGTAGTCATGGGCGATATAAATATTGATTGTGATGACTCAAGTTCGACACGTTTTGACAGTTTTACAACTTTTTGCGAAAcctacaatttaaaaaatttaataaaacaaaaaacatgtttcacaAATACTCGTGCATCACGAATAGAtgtgtttttaacaaataaacatgCATGTTTCCATAATTCTAAATCTTTTGAAACTGGACTTAGTGACCACCACCATATGATTTCTACTTTTATGAAGACTTTTTTAGTACGTTTAAAATCGAAGGAGATATCGTGtaggtgttttaaaaaatttgatgagCAAGTTTTTCTTGAAGAAGTGAGGAGCACAGATTTTTGTTGTGATAACATAGATCCAAATGAAAATTATGAGAACCTTGTACTGAAATTTCGAAATATAATTGATAAACATGcacctataaaaattaaattagttcGGGGTAACGAAGCCCcgtttatgaataaaaaattacgaaaaGCAATTTACACAAGATCTCgtcttaaaaacaattttaacaaaaatcgaACAGATGAAAATagggcaaaatata
This window contains:
- the LOC130645911 gene encoding uncharacterized protein LOC130645911, which gives rise to MIKELNLWKDGLHLNDNGKEQDGFSNECDLENAKHLRLKHPNNPLLCYLNLNSLRNKIVDVREVVTKISPDYFVLAETKLNLEFPSAQFDIENYEIRNRRDRDKNGGGLIEYVKKGLICKQLSNLEPKKNEVICSEITVRNKKWAIFSVYRPPESSNLGNFFIEIERSLDLAFKTYDNVVVMGDINIDCDDSSSTRFDSFTTFCETYNLKNLIKQKTCFTNTRASRIDVFLTNKHACFHNSKSFETGLSDHHHMISTFMKTFLVRLKSKEISCRCFKKFDEQVFLEEVRSTDFCCDNIDPNENYENLVLKFRNIIDKHAPIKIKLVRGNEAPFMNKKLRKAIYTRSRLKNNFNKNRTDENRAKYKKQRNKCVSMRRQAIKEHFNSVMEGSIIQNKKFWSTVKPFLTNKLGKSSNEIMIVHDDIIVTDENESAEIFNEEYIHIVEKYSGEVSENEVSKLFGDLKVGVASGEDKITAKMVKIAKPYLIKPLTNAINNSICLSVFPRRAKRATVSPIDKEFLSAYRESYGTQHVLIRLLEEWKQKLDKHYVVGAVLMDLSKAFDCVPHDLLIAKLNAYGFSQDAYF